Within Streptomyces antibioticus, the genomic segment AACGCACCGCACTCAGGTCGGCACGTCGGCTCGGGGTCTGCACGCTTCCCCGCCACGTGTCCGCGCCACCGATGGTGGCCGAACACGACAGAGTGGCGGGGAAGTCACCGGAGTCGAACCGCACGACCGGGACACCCCGGTCGTGCAGCTCGGCGATCACGAAGTCCGCGGTCGGGTCGTCGAGGTTGGTGACGACCAGGACCGGACGATCGTCGTTCGTCACCACGGTCACTGGTCGGTGTCGTTCCCCGTGTCACTGTCCGGGGAGTCGCTGTTGCCGTCGCCCTGGCCCGTAGTGCCGGTCGAGGGATTCGTGCCGGAGGATGTGCCGTGCCCCGGGGACAGGGCGGGCGCCCCGGACGGGTCGAAGTACCGCGCCGTCTGCGTCACCGGGTCCAGCGCCACCGTCGCGTAGGCAGGCCCCTCCATGGGCGGGTACGGGGCGATACGACGCAGACCCCAGGGGGCCGCCGTCAGATGTCCCTGCGGCAGCGGGCTTCCTGTGGGGAATCGGTCCATGTGATTGAACATGGTCTTCCTCTCTGTCGGATCTGTCGGAAGGTCTTGTTCTTCGAGGCCGGACGGGGATTCCGCGGTCCGACCGGGACCGCATGCGGCCGGCGCCCGCAGTTCTGCCCAGACCTTCAGGACAGCCCGGCTCCGGGGCGTCCCGGCTTTTGTCGGCAACGCCGATCCGAATGACTTCGGCCGTCTCATGCCGAATCACGACCCGGATCACACGGCAGGGCGTGTGGCTGACGGCGTTGCTGATCAGCTCCGTGACGATCAGAGTGCCCACCTCGGCCAACTCGCCTATGCCCCAGGCGTCCAGAGCCGCGCAGACGAGCAGCCGTGCGCGGCGTGCGGACTGCGGCTCGCACGGCATCGTCTCCGTGTAGCCCGGGAGACCGGTCCCTGTCGATCGGGCGGTGGTCATGGTCAAGGGGGCATCCCTCCGAGGCTGCGACGCCTGTTGCGCGATGTCTGATGCCAAGTCAACGGCTCCTGGCCAACGGCGAACAGGAAAAGTCGTGTCCTGCCGCTCCTCCGTGAACCGGAAGACTTTGCGATCCGGTGACCTCGGGCCTGGTGCGGAAAGTGACCGCAGGGCTACGGTCGGTTCATGGGAGCGAACGCCATTCTCAAGAGCCGGATGGAGGAACTCGGGCTCACGCAGGAAGAGTTGGCCGGTCGGATGAACACTGCCCTGACAGAGATCACCGGCAGGCCCGGTGACGTCTCCGACCGCACCGTCCGCAACCTCCTCAACGGGACCTCCCGCCGCCCTATCGGACGTACCTGCGCGGCGCTGGAGAGGGTGTTCGG encodes:
- the tgmA gene encoding putative ATP-grasp-modified RiPP, with amino-acid sequence MFNHMDRFPTGSPLPQGHLTAAPWGLRRIAPYPPMEGPAYATVALDPVTQTARYFDPSGAPALSPGHGTSSGTNPSTGTTGQGDGNSDSPDSDTGNDTDQ